One window of uncultured Erythrobacter sp. genomic DNA carries:
- a CDS encoding glycoside hydrolase family 25 protein encodes MRWLFRLVALAALVALGFAAWLWWDMRSWRPDAALYPEQGAVIASGASGTRFETLRAIGAGFVYLDLAATNGAPDPGFAARLQAALASGLKVGIIQPFDPCLRADEQSARFTRMVPRDGDLLPPAIALSRTATGCEPSVSDAAVESELLTLINQIEMHSGAPVILKVASEFEERHSTARSIGRDLWLVRDRARPDYAGRPWLLWSANSQLVSEASEEPIEWVVVQR; translated from the coding sequence ATGCGCTGGCTGTTCCGGCTGGTCGCGCTCGCGGCCCTGGTCGCGCTTGGTTTTGCGGCGTGGCTTTGGTGGGACATGCGCAGCTGGCGGCCCGATGCGGCGCTTTATCCCGAACAGGGCGCGGTGATCGCGAGCGGTGCATCGGGCACGCGGTTCGAGACTTTGCGCGCGATTGGCGCGGGCTTCGTCTATCTCGATCTGGCTGCGACCAATGGCGCGCCCGACCCGGGTTTTGCCGCGCGGCTGCAAGCTGCGCTCGCCTCGGGCCTCAAGGTTGGGATCATCCAGCCCTTCGATCCCTGCCTGCGCGCCGATGAACAGTCTGCGCGCTTCACCAGGATGGTTCCGCGTGACGGCGATCTGCTGCCGCCGGCGATTGCGCTCAGCCGCACCGCGACCGGATGCGAGCCGTCGGTTAGCGATGCCGCTGTCGAAAGCGAGCTGCTGACGCTCATCAACCAGATCGAGATGCATTCCGGCGCTCCGGTGATCCTGAAGGTCGCAAGCGAGTTCGAAGAACGTCATAGCACTGCACGGAGCATAGGCCGCGATCTGTGGCTGGTGCGCGACCGAGCGCGACCTGACTATGCGGGGCGGCCATGGCTGCTATGGAGCGCAAACAGCCAGCTTGTGAGCGAGGCGTCAGAGGAGCCGATCGAATGGGTGGTGGTGCAACGATGA
- a CDS encoding DUF4197 domain-containing protein: MSTSNTIIARRSFIAGLGVAGAAALLPAGAQAQSIFGRRSGGGGLGLGSILGNATDKALDKLAQPGAFYDDESVRIGLPIVGNLGGRSGGLLGSLMSAGNRLGVLGGITREINDAAGVAAGEAKPIFREAIDDLSFDDAPGIVREEDGGTQYLRQSSNDRLHSRLQPLVDGALERAGVYRTFEGLANEHSFIREAGLSRESINRSVTDQGLDGIFSYIGAEERQFRDNPLGGLGNLLGN, encoded by the coding sequence ATGAGCACCAGCAACACCATCATCGCGCGGCGCAGTTTTATCGCCGGACTTGGGGTGGCAGGCGCTGCGGCCCTGTTGCCAGCCGGTGCGCAAGCGCAAAGCATCTTTGGACGGCGCTCGGGCGGCGGAGGTCTTGGCCTTGGCTCGATCCTTGGCAATGCGACCGACAAAGCTCTCGATAAGCTCGCGCAGCCGGGCGCCTTTTACGACGATGAAAGCGTGCGGATCGGCCTGCCGATTGTTGGTAATCTTGGCGGACGCAGTGGCGGATTGCTTGGGTCGCTGATGAGCGCTGGCAACCGGCTGGGAGTGCTGGGCGGGATAACCCGTGAGATTAACGACGCAGCTGGCGTCGCGGCTGGTGAGGCCAAGCCGATCTTCCGTGAGGCTATCGACGACCTGTCCTTCGACGACGCTCCCGGCATCGTCCGCGAAGAGGATGGGGGCACGCAATATCTGCGGCAATCGTCGAATGACCGGCTGCACTCACGCCTCCAACCTCTGGTGGACGGCGCGCTTGAACGCGCAGGCGTCTACCGCACATTTGAAGGGCTGGCGAATGAGCACAGCTTCATCCGCGAAGCCGGTTTGAGCCGCGAAAGCATCAACCGTTCGGTCACAGACCAAGGGCTCGACGGCATCTTTTCGTATATCGGTGCAGAAGAGCGGCAATTCCGCGACAACCCGCTCGGCGGGCTTGGAAACCTGCTCGGCAACTAG
- a CDS encoding M14-type cytosolic carboxypeptidase, translated as MTQIAIDAAFDSGNIEVLSIDGRSARLAIPKDHMAEFAQWFHFRVTGTVGEELTLKITGLNNSAFPGGWPDYDACVSEDREYWARTASSFDKDEENGTLTISYVPASNVSWFAYFAPYSMERHHDLVSEAASCEGVELIRLAETLDGQPLDMLEMGEGETKVWLYARQHPGETQAEWWMEGALECLTDPTDPVARGLRQRCRLHIVPNCNPDGSRRGHLRTNAVGTNLNREWSEPSADKSPEVLAIRNKMDETGVDYAMDVHGDEAIPAVFLAGFEGIPSWTDALGDEFYRYQRILDRRTPDFQTKLGYPKAPAGKANLGISTNLVAERYGACAMTLEMPYKDLADFPEPEQGWSPERCKLLARECLAALLEWLETKES; from the coding sequence ATGACCCAGATTGCCATCGATGCCGCCTTCGACAGCGGCAACATAGAAGTGTTGTCGATTGACGGGCGCAGCGCGCGCCTAGCCATCCCCAAAGACCACATGGCCGAGTTTGCGCAGTGGTTTCACTTTCGCGTGACCGGCACGGTGGGCGAAGAGCTCACGCTCAAGATCACAGGCTTGAATAACAGCGCATTTCCCGGCGGCTGGCCTGATTATGATGCCTGCGTCTCCGAAGACCGCGAATATTGGGCGCGCACTGCGAGCTCTTTCGACAAGGATGAAGAGAACGGCACGCTCACGATTAGCTACGTTCCGGCTTCAAATGTCAGTTGGTTCGCCTACTTCGCGCCCTATTCGATGGAGCGGCACCACGACCTCGTTTCCGAGGCAGCGTCTTGCGAGGGCGTGGAACTGATCCGCCTCGCGGAAACGCTTGATGGGCAACCGCTTGATATGCTGGAGATGGGTGAAGGCGAGACGAAGGTCTGGCTCTATGCGCGCCAGCATCCGGGTGAGACCCAAGCCGAATGGTGGATGGAAGGGGCGCTTGAATGCCTGACCGATCCGACCGATCCGGTAGCGCGCGGCTTGCGCCAGCGCTGCCGCCTGCACATCGTGCCCAATTGCAACCCCGACGGATCGCGGCGCGGGCATTTGCGCACCAATGCAGTGGGCACCAACCTCAACCGCGAATGGTCAGAGCCGAGCGCGGACAAATCGCCCGAAGTGCTGGCGATACGCAACAAGATGGACGAAACCGGCGTCGATTATGCAATGGACGTCCACGGCGATGAAGCGATTCCGGCGGTGTTCCTTGCAGGGTTTGAAGGCATTCCCAGCTGGACCGACGCACTGGGTGACGAGTTCTACCGTTACCAACGCATTCTCGACCGCCGCACGCCTGATTTCCAGACCAAGCTCGGCTATCCCAAGGCTCCTGCGGGCAAGGCCAATCTCGGCATTTCAACCAATCTGGTCGCTGAACGCTATGGTGCCTGCGCGATGACGCTTGAAATGCCTTACAAAGATTTGGCCGACTTCCCCGAGCCCGAACAAGGTTGGTCGCCCGAGCGTTGCAAATTGCTAGCGCGCGAGTGCCTCGCGGCTCTGCTTGAGTGGCTGGAGACGAAAGAAAGCTAA
- a CDS encoding cytidine deaminase, whose product MSNADLIAAAREAAEHAYAPYSDYQVGAALLFEDGSIITGSNVENASYGLALCAETVAVSRAFGEGRRGGLTTIAVVGPEDKGDGAPITPCGRCRQVLNELAQLGGTDPLVLCVGKTQVREVALSALLPHAFGPAHLD is encoded by the coding sequence ATGAGCAATGCAGATCTGATCGCAGCTGCCCGCGAAGCAGCCGAACATGCCTATGCTCCCTATTCGGACTATCAGGTAGGCGCGGCTCTACTGTTTGAAGACGGGTCGATCATCACCGGTTCAAACGTCGAGAATGCGAGTTATGGGCTTGCTCTGTGCGCTGAAACGGTCGCTGTGTCGCGGGCCTTTGGTGAAGGGCGCCGCGGCGGTTTGACGACGATCGCTGTAGTCGGCCCGGAGGACAAGGGCGATGGCGCGCCGATCACTCCGTGCGGGCGATGCCGCCAGGTGCTCAATGAGCTGGCGCAATTGGGCGGCACCGATCCGCTGGTGCTGTGCGTTGGCAAGACGCAGGTCCGCGAGGTGGCGCTATCAGCGCTGCTGCCCCACGCATTCGGCCCAGCGCATCTCGACTAG